Below is a window of Cytophaga hutchinsonii ATCC 33406 DNA.
TTTGGGAATAAACTGATAGGCAGTACTGCTTATATTGGCATCGCCGGTTGTCCCCTGCATGTATAGCGAGTTTGAATTTGAATGCCCTGTAGCAGCGTCAGCGCCTGCAGTACCAGATCCGTTTTCACTCCATGAATACCAGCCGTCAAATGTATTCAGATCTATTTCAAATACATTACGTACAAAATTATCCGATGCATCATACTCCTTCACTACAATATCATCTACCCATATCTTACCTGTATTGGCACGGTTTACAACTGTTGGTTTGCCCAGTTTTATTTTTTCATCCTGTATTTTATACTTAGGTGATTCAGCATATTCCATCCAATCGTAGGTACCTGTTGGTATGCGGGCATTTGCAAAAGATGCGGTGTAAAAAAAAGAATTGCCTTTAACAAAAACCCTGTTGGCATCCGGATAGGTTTGTCCGATCGGAAATGTGTTGCCTCCTCCGATCCAGCTTGCCCCCTGATGAGTGAATTCCATCGGCAAATAAAAATGAAATTCATATGCAAGATTGTTGTCATTCAGGTCAAAAAAATTCATATCCGAATTATTTGACCAGTTATCATCTATCGCATTCACCCGCTCCACAATAATCATGCTGTTGGTGTTTACCGTACGGATGGTATCAATAATTGACTGTGAAAAGTTTTTCCATTGATCAATGGATGTTGTTACTACGGGCTCATTCAGCAGATCAAGTCCGGCAATGGTTGGTTCATTTGCATACCGTTTGGCAATATTAAACCACAACGCCTTTAACCGGTTCTGGTTTTCGGGATTGTTCCATAACGCATCACCATCTCCGTTAGATTGAAAGCCGCCTTGGGGCACATGCATATTGAGAATTAAATAAATGTCATGTTTTTTTGCCCAGGCAATATTCTGATCGATCCAGTCCCACGCTGCAGATTTATATACATACGGAGTAGCATCATCTTCAAAAATCTGATAATTCAGGTAAAAACGTATGGCATTCATACCCATATCGCGCACGCGCTTATAATCTTCTTCTGAATGATGCGTTGTCGGAATGGTAGGTGCATTAGACCATACTTCATTTCCAAATGCTACGCCTCTCAAGTATACTTTTTTACCGCTGCCATCAATAATATCAATTCCACTGGCATGTAATTGCCTGCTATCAATGGATGTGGATTCATCGTCATGTTTTTTACGGCAGGCAATCGCGATTGAACATGCGGCAATTAAAATAAAGATTGTTCTGATAGTCATATTTTTTACTATATAGAGGCATAGTAAAGTATGAAAATTATAGAACTATTACAAGATTATGTACTATTATTAATAGAATTAAATCAATTTGACAGATTTAAAACCTGGCCATAGTCTTCTTTTTTGAAGGGCAGATCATGCGTTACGCAGATACAGATAAATGGCTCAACAGCCTGCATTTCATGCAAAATAGAAAAAAACCGGGTACGGTTTTTAGCATCCAAATATTGCGTAGGTTCATCCAGCAGCAATACGGGAGGAGCAGCTAAAAAAGATTGTACCAGCCAGCAAAGCTGCAGCTCTCCACCAGAAAGTTCTTTTGCATTCCTGTTTAATAAATGGGTAATGCCAAATCGCTCGGCCATACCTTTAACAGCCAGCCATTGGTGTGGTGTATATGCTTCATACCATTTTTTCTGTCTGAAAAATGCCATGATCAATAATTCTTTTACTTCAACGGGAAAGGCTAAGGTATTATGCTGGGGAAGAAAGTGTACGTTTCTGTGCCATTCCGGCAAAGGCATTTCTTCAAAATGACGGGCATTAAAAAATATATCTCCTGCTGAAACAGGCAGGTAACGCGCAATTGCTTTTAACAAGGTAGATTTACCTGAGCCGTTATCTCCGGTAATAAAGATAACATCTCCGGATACAGCTTTCAGGTTAACAGAATGGACAATTTGTTTTCCGTTAAGCGTTATGGATACTTTAGAGAGTTCCAGGTTTGTGTTCAATGGATAGAAAATAAAAAACCGGGTTTGCACCCGGTTTCTGATTAATATTCGTCCTCATTAAAGAAGAAATCATCTTTAGACGGATAATCCGGCCAGATCTCTTCAATACTTTCATAAGGTTGACCATCGTCTTCCAGTTCTTGCAAGTTTTCAATCACTTCAAGAGGTGTACCAGAACGCACAGAAAAGTCAATCAACTCATCTTTTGTTGCTGGCCATGGGGCATCTTCCAGGTAGGAAGCTAATTCTAGTGTCCAATACATATTTCTATTTCCTCAGTTTTGAACTTCCGTGCAAAAATAAAATATTAATCAGTATTACAAACTTTTTTTTTGAAATGTGGATAAGAAAGTAGTTTCCAATTGACAGATACCAGTTGTTAGATTATGATATTTTAATAAGATAAAAGAGCTGAAATCAGTATTCAGTACAGAGTACTTAGTACTAAGGCGACTATAATTTTGCGGTCTTTCTTATTTTAACCATTGCAAACTTCACCTTTTTCACTTTGCGTCCTTTGAGGTTACTTTTTCAAACTAAAAAAACTGATTTTATATAAAGTAACGTATTACTTATACCCTATTCTTTTATTTCCTTGTAATTAGCTACTTAGTATTCTGTACTTTCCTCGTCTGGAAACCGGCACCTAGAAACTAGAAACTTTTTTCCGATATTTGAACTTAGAATTAAACAG
It encodes the following:
- a CDS encoding glycoside hydrolase family 5 protein; this translates as MTIRTIFILIAACSIAIACRKKHDDESTSIDSRQLHASGIDIIDGSGKKVYLRGVAFGNEVWSNAPTIPTTHHSEEDYKRVRDMGMNAIRFYLNYQIFEDDATPYVYKSAAWDWIDQNIAWAKKHDIYLILNMHVPQGGFQSNGDGDALWNNPENQNRLKALWFNIAKRYANEPTIAGLDLLNEPVVTTSIDQWKNFSQSIIDTIRTVNTNSMIIVERVNAIDDNWSNNSDMNFFDLNDNNLAYEFHFYLPMEFTHQGASWIGGGNTFPIGQTYPDANRVFVKGNSFFYTASFANARIPTGTYDWMEYAESPKYKIQDEKIKLGKPTVVNRANTGKIWVDDIVVKEYDASDNFVRNVFEIDLNTFDGWYSWSENGSGTAGADAATGHSNSNSLYMQGTTGDANISSTAYQFIPKQGYSYTISGWVKGEDVTAGSAAMFRLDFEQIADGDNVYSLGKEYLAAQVDQYYKWTHIKNKPLFLGEFGVIQFGYENNLGGLQWTGDMIDILKERDAHFTYHAYHEDSFGIYKGYGTPVDPSTGNQALINLFKSKLP
- a CDS encoding ABC transporter ATP-binding protein, which encodes MQTRFFIFYPLNTNLELSKVSITLNGKQIVHSVNLKAVSGDVIFITGDNGSGKSTLLKAIARYLPVSAGDIFFNARHFEEMPLPEWHRNVHFLPQHNTLAFPVEVKELLIMAFFRQKKWYEAYTPHQWLAVKGMAERFGITHLLNRNAKELSGGELQLCWLVQSFLAAPPVLLLDEPTQYLDAKNRTRFFSILHEMQAVEPFICICVTHDLPFKKEDYGQVLNLSN
- a CDS encoding DUF2795 domain-containing protein produces the protein MYWTLELASYLEDAPWPATKDELIDFSVRSGTPLEVIENLQELEDDGQPYESIEEIWPDYPSKDDFFFNEDEY